Proteins encoded together in one Bradyrhizobium sp. PSBB068 window:
- a CDS encoding GntR family transcriptional regulator produces the protein MSLDDLPTRAPQPTESEPVVPRVDRPSSLVDKVTRAEELRLQLADEIVRGTLPPGAGLDETDLARRFNVSRTPVREALRQLAASGLIDARAHRGAVVARPSLERLTGMFEAMAELEAMCAGLAAERMTPAERHALEAIHEELRVLSYTGNPERFHEVNERFHNAIYTGSQNAYIAEITLATRVRVQPFRRAQFRNLGRLAKSHAEHDRVVVAIMRGDKPGAAAAMRAHIEQVRGEYETYAVSV, from the coding sequence ATGAGCCTGGACGATCTTCCGACCCGCGCGCCGCAGCCGACTGAATCCGAGCCGGTCGTGCCGCGCGTCGATCGCCCGTCGTCGCTGGTCGACAAGGTCACGCGCGCCGAAGAGCTGCGCCTGCAACTCGCCGACGAGATCGTGCGCGGCACGCTGCCGCCGGGGGCCGGACTCGACGAGACCGACCTTGCGCGCCGCTTCAACGTCTCGCGGACGCCGGTGCGCGAGGCGCTGCGGCAGCTGGCCGCCAGCGGCCTGATCGACGCCCGTGCGCATCGCGGCGCGGTGGTGGCGCGGCCCTCGCTGGAGCGGCTCACCGGCATGTTCGAGGCGATGGCCGAGCTGGAGGCGATGTGCGCCGGCCTTGCCGCGGAACGCATGACGCCGGCGGAGCGTCACGCGCTGGAGGCGATCCACGAGGAGCTGCGGGTGCTGAGCTACACCGGCAATCCCGAGCGCTTCCACGAGGTCAATGAGCGCTTTCACAATGCGATCTATACCGGCTCGCAGAACGCCTATATCGCCGAGATCACCTTGGCGACGCGGGTGCGGGTGCAGCCGTTCCGCCGCGCCCAGTTCCGTAACCTCGGGCGCCTTGCAAAATCCCACGCCGAACATGATCGCGTCGTGGTCGCCATCATGCGCGGCGACAAGCCGGGCGCTGCGGCTGCGATGCGCGCCCATATCGAGCAGGTGCGCGGGGAATATGAGACCTACGCGGTGTCGGTGTAG
- the hpxZ gene encoding oxalurate catabolism protein HpxZ has translation MDIDLPDVVAEVTAQFQRYETALVSNDVAVLGELFRNDSRTLRYGIGENLYGYGEIAAFRAGRPAAGLMRRIDRTVITTYGRDTAIASTLFYRDSAPGRVGRQMQTWIRFPEGWRIVAAHVSVIDEPKGV, from the coding sequence ATGGACATCGATCTTCCCGACGTGGTCGCCGAGGTCACCGCGCAGTTCCAGCGCTACGAAACGGCGCTGGTGTCGAACGATGTCGCGGTGCTCGGCGAACTGTTCCGCAACGACAGCCGCACGCTGCGCTATGGCATCGGCGAGAACCTTTACGGCTACGGCGAGATCGCGGCGTTCCGCGCCGGGCGGCCGGCGGCCGGGCTGATGCGCAGGATCGACCGCACCGTGATCACGACCTATGGCCGCGACACCGCGATCGCCTCGACGCTGTTCTATCGGGACAGCGCTCCGGGCAGGGTGGGACGGCAGATGCAGACGTGGATTCGCTTCCCCGAGGGCTGGAGAATCGTCGCGGCCCATGTCAGCGTCATCGACGAGCCCAAAGGCGTTTGA
- a CDS encoding AtzE family amidohydrolase produces the protein MSDIPALLSAAEIAQAVSHRKMTAFAATEAALARIAQHDKVLNAFTDVTADRARAKARAIDAAIAAGQPAGPLAGVPFAVKNLFDVQGLSTRAGSKINRDLPASPRDATLIERMEAAGAVLVGALNMGEYAYDFTGENAHDGPSRNPHDPARMAGGSSGGSGSSVGGALVPIALGSDTNGSIRVPSSFCGIFGLKPTYGRLSRARSFPFVASLDHLGPFARSVTDLALAYDVMQGPETDDPACVARPLEPTMPLLAEGIGGLRVAIAGGYFQQNLLPEAVEAVARIAKALGATQVVEVPEAARARAAAFIITTTEGAALHLDRLRTRPNDFDPAVRDRLFSGAMIPAVHVDKAQKFRRWYRARVLELFQSVDVILAPATPCIAPKIGQANFTLDGVELPVRPNIGIHTQPISFIGLPVVAVPVPLEPMPIGVQIIAAPWREDIALRVAYALEQMGVANAPAPRGL, from the coding sequence ATGTCCGACATTCCTGCTCTCCTGTCGGCCGCCGAAATCGCGCAGGCCGTCTCACACCGCAAGATGACGGCCTTCGCCGCGACCGAGGCGGCGCTCGCGCGCATTGCGCAGCACGACAAGGTCCTCAACGCCTTCACCGACGTCACCGCCGATCGCGCGCGCGCCAAAGCCAGGGCCATCGACGCCGCGATCGCGGCGGGTCAGCCGGCCGGCCCGCTCGCCGGCGTACCGTTCGCGGTGAAGAATTTGTTTGACGTGCAGGGCCTCTCGACCCGCGCCGGCTCGAAGATCAATCGCGACCTGCCGGCCTCGCCGCGCGATGCCACGCTGATCGAGCGGATGGAAGCCGCCGGCGCCGTGCTGGTCGGCGCGCTCAACATGGGCGAGTACGCCTACGACTTCACCGGCGAGAATGCGCATGACGGTCCGTCGCGCAATCCGCACGATCCGGCGCGGATGGCCGGCGGCTCCTCGGGCGGCTCCGGCAGTTCCGTCGGCGGTGCGCTGGTGCCGATCGCGCTCGGCTCCGATACCAACGGCTCGATCCGGGTGCCGTCATCGTTCTGCGGCATCTTCGGCCTGAAGCCGACCTACGGCCGGCTGTCGCGCGCGCGATCGTTTCCGTTCGTCGCAAGCCTCGATCATCTCGGCCCGTTTGCGCGCAGTGTGACGGATCTCGCCCTCGCCTACGACGTCATGCAGGGGCCCGAAACTGATGATCCCGCCTGCGTCGCGCGACCGCTCGAGCCCACGATGCCGCTGCTGGCCGAAGGAATCGGCGGGCTGCGGGTCGCGATCGCCGGCGGCTATTTCCAGCAGAATCTGTTGCCGGAGGCGGTCGAGGCGGTCGCGCGCATCGCAAAGGCACTCGGCGCGACGCAGGTCGTGGAGGTGCCGGAAGCGGCGCGTGCCCGTGCCGCGGCCTTCATCATCACCACGACCGAGGGCGCCGCGCTGCATCTCGACAGGCTGCGCACCCGTCCGAACGATTTCGATCCGGCAGTGCGCGATCGCCTGTTCTCGGGCGCGATGATCCCGGCCGTCCATGTCGACAAGGCGCAGAAATTCCGCCGCTGGTATCGCGCCAGGGTGCTGGAGCTGTTCCAGTCGGTCGACGTGATCCTGGCGCCGGCAACGCCGTGCATCGCGCCGAAGATCGGTCAGGCCAACTTCACGCTCGATGGGGTCGAGCTTCCGGTGCGTCCCAATATCGGAATCCATACCCAGCCGATCTCCTTCATCGGCCTGCCGGTGGTCGCCGTGCCGGTGCCGCTTGAACCGATGCCGATCGGCGTTCAGATTATTGCCGCGCCCTGGCGCGAGGACATCGCGCTGCGGGTCGCCTACGCGCTGGAACAGATGGGCGTTGCGAACGCGCCTGCGCCGAGAGGACTTTGA
- a CDS encoding DUF4089 domain-containing protein, with the protein MADHLDDYVNAAARALELPLEDAWRPAVRANLEVALRLAKLVDDFPLPDDAASAAIYSV; encoded by the coding sequence ATGGCCGATCACCTCGACGACTACGTGAATGCTGCCGCCCGCGCGCTGGAGCTGCCGCTGGAAGATGCCTGGCGTCCCGCGGTGCGCGCCAATCTTGAGGTCGCGCTGCGGCTGGCGAAACTGGTCGATGACTTCCCGCTGCCCGATGACGCCGCATCGGCTGCGATCTATTCGGTCTGA
- a CDS encoding ABC transporter ATP-binding protein gives MTAQPLLDVSDLTVEFTTRRGIVKAVQHVNISVGKGETVGIVGESGSGKSVTSYAVMRILDRAGRIAEGSVMFSGIDVKAATESQMRDLRGREVSMIFQNPRAALNPIRKVGHQIEDVLRQHVQQAQVTDRGETAIEALEQVKIARPRERYHAYPFELSGGMCQRVVIALALACNPQLLIADEPTTGLDVTTQKAVMDLIVELTRRRSMSTILITHDLGLAAAYCDRVVVMEKGRVVETAKSADIFAAPQHDYTKKLMRATPRLGVSLRDLLPEEEATAFASPRVRGEADARSAAGEGDSPQAVLAESPPHPNPFPARGEREQVQPLLSVEKLVKEYPRQGAGSVLTKLFGRKPPVEEDVFRAVDGISFEVGHGESVGLVGESGCGKSTTSMMVMRLLDQTSGRIMFDGEDIGGIVPQSFARLPRRSQIQMVFQDPTDSLNPRFTAARAIADPIMQLGDVRGRAALRDRCEELARLVGLPVNLLDRFPHQLSGGQKARVGIARAIALHPKLVILDEPTAALDVSVQAVVLNLLQDLKQSMGMSYLFVSHDLNVVRLLCDRVIVMRAGRIVEQGTSEAVLGNPQDAYTRELLTAIPHPPLPVA, from the coding sequence ATGACTGCGCAGCCACTGCTCGACGTCAGCGACCTGACCGTCGAGTTCACCACGCGTCGCGGCATCGTGAAAGCCGTGCAGCACGTCAACATCTCGGTCGGCAAGGGCGAGACCGTCGGCATCGTCGGCGAGTCCGGCTCCGGCAAGTCGGTGACATCTTACGCCGTGATGCGCATCCTCGATCGTGCGGGCCGGATCGCCGAGGGCTCGGTGATGTTCTCCGGCATCGACGTCAAGGCGGCGACCGAGAGCCAGATGCGCGATCTGCGCGGCCGCGAAGTCTCGATGATCTTCCAGAACCCGCGCGCCGCGCTCAATCCGATCCGCAAGGTCGGGCACCAGATCGAGGATGTGCTGCGCCAGCATGTGCAGCAGGCCCAGGTCACCGACCGCGGCGAGACCGCGATCGAGGCGCTGGAGCAAGTCAAGATCGCGCGGCCGCGCGAGCGTTATCACGCCTATCCGTTCGAACTGTCAGGCGGCATGTGCCAGCGCGTCGTCATCGCGCTGGCGCTGGCCTGTAACCCGCAGCTTCTGATCGCCGACGAGCCGACCACCGGCCTCGACGTCACCACCCAGAAGGCGGTGATGGATCTGATCGTCGAGCTGACGAGGCGCCGGTCGATGTCGACGATCCTGATCACCCACGATCTTGGCCTCGCCGCCGCCTATTGCGACCGCGTCGTGGTGATGGAGAAGGGCCGTGTGGTCGAGACCGCAAAGTCGGCCGACATCTTCGCCGCGCCCCAGCACGATTATACGAAGAAGCTGATGCGCGCGACGCCGCGGCTCGGCGTGTCGCTGAGGGATTTGTTGCCTGAAGAGGAAGCGACTGCTTTCGCCTCTCCCCGCGTGCGGGGAGAGGCCGACGCGCGCAGCGCGGCGGGTGAGGGGGACTCTCCACAAGCTGTGCTCGCGGAGAGCCCCCCTCACCCCAACCCTTTCCCCGCACGCGGGGAGAGGGAGCAGGTGCAGCCCCTCCTGTCCGTCGAAAAGCTCGTCAAGGAATACCCTCGCCAGGGCGCGGGCTCGGTGCTGACAAAACTGTTCGGCCGCAAGCCGCCGGTCGAGGAAGACGTATTCCGCGCCGTCGACGGCATCAGTTTCGAGGTCGGCCATGGCGAGAGCGTCGGGCTGGTCGGCGAGTCCGGCTGCGGCAAGTCGACGACCTCGATGATGGTGATGCGGCTATTGGACCAGACCTCCGGCCGCATCATGTTCGACGGCGAGGACATCGGCGGCATCGTGCCGCAATCCTTCGCGCGGCTGCCGCGGCGCAGCCAGATCCAGATGGTGTTCCAGGATCCGACCGACAGCCTCAATCCGCGCTTCACCGCGGCGCGCGCGATCGCGGACCCGATCATGCAGCTCGGCGACGTCAGGGGGCGCGCCGCGCTGCGCGACCGCTGCGAGGAACTGGCACGGCTGGTCGGCCTGCCGGTCAATCTGCTGGATCGCTTTCCGCATCAGCTGTCCGGCGGCCAGAAGGCCCGCGTCGGCATCGCACGCGCCATCGCGCTGCACCCGAAGCTCGTGATCCTCGACGAGCCGACCGCGGCGCTCGATGTGTCCGTGCAGGCCGTCGTGCTCAATCTGCTGCAGGACCTCAAGCAGTCGATGGGCATGAGCTATCTGTTCGTGTCGCACGATCTCAACGTGGTGCGCCTGCTGTGCGATCGCGTCATCGTGATGCGGGCCGGCCGCATCGTCGAGCAGGGCACGTCAGAAGCCGTCTTGGGCAATCCGCAGGATGCCTATACAAGGGAACTGCTGACGGCGATCCCGCATCCGCCGTTGCCGGTTGCTTGA
- a CDS encoding ABC transporter permease, translating into MSTVAPTVEPAGPARTSGLAAVFEQTRYVLSENKVTGFAFALLILILFAALFGPYVVPYDPLASNTAAALKPPSAAHWFGTDQLGRDIFSRVIVATRLDTFIAVASVVLVFLMGGLAGIAAGYFGGWTDRIVGRIADTIMAFPLFVLAMGIVAALGNTVQNIIIATAIVNFPLYARVARAEANVRRNAGFVQAARLSGNGEYRILLGHILPNIMPIMIVQMSLTMGYAILNAAGLSFIGLGVRPPTAEWGIMVAEGAGFMVSGEWWIALFPGLALMIAVFCFNLLGDGLRDIVDPQRRT; encoded by the coding sequence ATGAGCACCGTTGCGCCGACCGTCGAACCCGCGGGTCCCGCCCGAACCTCCGGGCTTGCCGCAGTGTTCGAGCAGACCCGCTATGTGCTGAGCGAGAACAAGGTCACCGGCTTCGCCTTCGCGCTGCTGATCCTGATCCTGTTCGCTGCGTTGTTCGGGCCCTATGTGGTGCCGTATGATCCGCTCGCCTCGAACACTGCGGCGGCATTGAAGCCGCCGTCCGCGGCGCACTGGTTCGGCACCGACCAGCTCGGCCGCGACATCTTCAGCCGCGTCATCGTCGCAACGAGGCTCGACACCTTCATCGCGGTCGCTTCCGTCGTGCTGGTGTTCCTGATGGGCGGGCTCGCCGGCATCGCCGCCGGCTATTTCGGCGGCTGGACCGACCGCATCGTCGGCCGCATCGCCGACACCATCATGGCGTTTCCGCTGTTCGTGCTGGCGATGGGCATCGTCGCGGCGCTCGGCAACACCGTGCAGAACATCATCATCGCGACCGCGATCGTGAACTTCCCGCTCTATGCCCGCGTCGCACGCGCGGAAGCCAATGTCCGCCGCAACGCCGGCTTCGTGCAGGCGGCGCGGCTGTCCGGCAATGGCGAATACCGCATCCTGCTCGGGCACATCCTGCCCAACATCATGCCGATCATGATCGTGCAGATGTCGCTGACCATGGGCTATGCGATCCTCAACGCCGCGGGGCTCTCTTTCATCGGTCTCGGTGTCCGCCCGCCGACCGCGGAGTGGGGCATCATGGTCGCCGAGGGCGCGGGCTTCATGGTGTCCGGCGAATGGTGGATCGCGCTATTCCCGGGCCTGGCGCTGATGATCGCGGTGTTCTGCTTCAACCTGCTCGGCGACGGCCTGCGCGACATCGTCGACCCGCAGCGGAGGACGTGA
- a CDS encoding ABC transporter permease, producing MLTLIGKRLLFAIPSLIGVVIVTFLLTRALPGDPAAYFAGPAATKEAVDQIRKKLGFDKPLIEQFVRYTNDLAHGDLGTSLTTGQPVAAELRSRLPASAELTLLGLVVSIVIAIPLGVLAATRPGSWIDHLCRVTTTAGVSLPVFFTGLVLVYVFYFRLGWAPAPLGRLDVFYSAPPTVTGFYLIDTLIARDFEAFRSAFSQLILPAVTLAIFSLAPIARMTRASMLAVLASDFVRTARASGLSPGKVIVTYAFRNAMLPVITTLSMVFSFLLGANVLVEKVFAWPGIGSYAVEALIASDFAPVQGFVLTMAVMYVALNLLIDILYGVIDPRVRLEG from the coding sequence ATGCTGACCCTGATCGGCAAGCGGCTGCTGTTCGCGATCCCGTCGCTGATCGGGGTCGTGATCGTGACGTTCCTGCTGACGCGCGCGCTGCCCGGCGATCCCGCGGCGTATTTCGCGGGGCCTGCCGCAACGAAGGAAGCGGTCGACCAGATCAGGAAGAAGCTCGGTTTCGACAAGCCGCTGATCGAGCAGTTCGTGCGCTACACCAATGATCTCGCCCATGGCGATCTCGGCACCTCGCTGACCACGGGCCAGCCGGTCGCCGCCGAGCTGCGCAGCCGCCTGCCGGCATCGGCCGAACTCACACTGCTCGGCCTCGTCGTCTCGATCGTGATCGCGATCCCGCTCGGCGTGCTGGCGGCGACGCGGCCGGGCTCGTGGATCGACCATCTCTGCCGCGTCACGACGACGGCCGGCGTGTCGCTGCCGGTGTTCTTCACCGGGCTCGTGCTGGTCTATGTGTTCTATTTCCGGCTCGGCTGGGCACCGGCGCCGCTCGGCCGGCTCGACGTGTTCTACAGCGCGCCGCCGACCGTCACCGGCTTCTATCTGATCGATACGCTGATCGCGCGCGACTTCGAGGCGTTTCGTTCGGCGTTCAGCCAATTGATCCTGCCGGCGGTGACGCTCGCGATCTTCTCGCTGGCGCCGATCGCGCGCATGACGCGCGCCTCGATGCTGGCGGTGCTGGCGTCGGATTTCGTCCGCACCGCGCGCGCCAGCGGCCTGTCGCCCGGCAAGGTGATCGTGACCTACGCGTTCCGCAACGCGATGCTGCCGGTCATCACCACGCTCAGCATGGTGTTCTCTTTCCTGCTCGGGGCCAACGTGCTGGTCGAGAAAGTGTTCGCCTGGCCCGGCATCGGCTCCTATGCGGTGGAGGCGCTGATCGCATCCGACTTCGCGCCCGTCCAGGGCTTCGTGCTGACCATGGCGGTGATGTACGTCGCTCTCAATCTGCTGATCGACATCCTCTACGGCGTGATCGATCCGCGCGTCAGGCTGGAAGGGTAG